The Brasilonema sennae CENA114 genome includes a region encoding these proteins:
- a CDS encoding general stress protein, translating into MVIGVNKRAVGVFSNRRDAEGALYELRESGFPIDKVSVIKQDADRNDEIAGTEVRENIGNKSDEGATVGAVSGGVLGGLTGLLVGLGTLAIPGIGPIMLAGATATALATTAAGAGIGAAAGSLLGALVGLGIPEERARVYNERVERGDYLIIIDATDAEIAKAEEILKRRGIEEFDVYDRSGVTSGTAEYISPATGLSSPPRGGLGHNKHAVGYFSHLRDAEAAVSDLRTAGFPLSQISLFNRDSTRREPFAGVDLKDRIDATRFRFPDARTHFYNERLNNGDYVVVIDGTDDEINSAGTILNRHGIEQWEIHDPVLISSTQPVGRTATLQRTRRAIGVFSHRRDAEAALTELRDAGFPLNQVSLIAKDTDGKSNIAGVNTNLETGNKADEGAKAGAATGGALGGLGGLLVGLGALAIPGVGPIIAGGAAATALATTLAGGAIGAAAGGLAGGLVGLGIPENRARVYSDRVNRGDNLVMVDGTNDEIHRAEPILKRRGIEEFDIFDATDIDGVHHQGYDRSVRRETPFVNSPSTNYSTGYDDNDPAVIIIDHRTEMA; encoded by the coding sequence ATGGTTATAGGTGTAAATAAGCGTGCTGTAGGTGTGTTTTCTAATCGTCGAGATGCAGAAGGCGCACTCTATGAGTTGAGAGAATCGGGCTTCCCGATAGATAAAGTATCTGTCATCAAGCAAGATGCAGACCGCAACGATGAGATTGCGGGCACTGAAGTGCGGGAAAATATCGGTAATAAATCTGATGAAGGCGCTACAGTTGGAGCTGTTTCTGGTGGTGTGTTGGGCGGATTAACTGGTTTGTTAGTTGGTCTTGGCACATTAGCAATTCCGGGAATTGGTCCGATTATGCTTGCTGGAGCAACAGCAACAGCCCTAGCTACAACTGCAGCAGGAGCAGGTATTGGTGCTGCTGCTGGTAGTCTACTTGGTGCATTGGTTGGTTTGGGAATTCCTGAAGAAAGAGCCAGAGTTTATAACGAACGAGTAGAGCGCGGAGACTACCTGATCATCATAGATGCCACAGACGCAGAAATCGCTAAAGCAGAAGAGATTTTAAAACGGCGAGGAATTGAAGAGTTTGACGTTTACGACAGATCTGGAGTCACAAGTGGGACAGCCGAATATATCTCGCCAGCTACTGGACTCTCCTCTCCTCCACGTGGAGGTTTGGGTCATAATAAACACGCCGTTGGTTATTTCTCTCATCTGCGCGATGCCGAAGCTGCAGTTAGCGATTTGCGAACAGCAGGTTTTCCTTTAAGTCAAATTTCCCTATTTAACAGGGACTCAACCCGAAGGGAACCTTTTGCCGGAGTTGACTTGAAGGATCGTATTGACGCCACAAGGTTTAGATTTCCTGATGCTCGCACTCACTTTTACAATGAGCGCCTGAATAATGGAGATTATGTCGTCGTTATTGATGGTACAGATGATGAGATTAATAGCGCTGGCACGATTCTAAATCGGCATGGAATTGAACAATGGGAGATTCACGATCCAGTTCTCATCAGTTCTACACAGCCTGTTGGGCGCACAGCAACATTGCAAAGAACTAGACGAGCAATTGGCGTCTTTTCTCACCGCCGTGATGCAGAAGCAGCACTGACAGAACTGCGAGATGCAGGTTTTCCTTTGAATCAAGTGTCGTTGATTGCAAAAGATACAGATGGCAAGAGCAATATTGCTGGCGTCAATACAAATCTTGAAACAGGCAATAAAGCAGACGAAGGCGCAAAAGCTGGCGCAGCCACAGGCGGTGCGCTAGGCGGTTTGGGAGGCTTGTTAGTTGGTCTTGGTGCATTAGCGATTCCTGGTGTTGGTCCTATCATTGCAGGCGGTGCAGCAGCAACTGCTTTAGCTACAACACTTGCAGGCGGAGCGATTGGTGCGGCTGCTGGTGGTTTGGCAGGCGGACTCGTTGGTTTGGGAATTCCAGAAAACCGTGCGCGAGTTTACAGCGATCGCGTCAATAGAGGCGATAACTTAGTGATGGTTGATGGCACAAACGATGAAATCCACCGTGCTGAACCGATTTTGAAACGTCGAGGAATTGAAGAGTTTGATATCTTTGATGCCACCGACATAGATGGTGTTCATCACCAAGGTTATGACCGAAGTGTTCGTCGGGAAACGCCATTTGTAAATAGCCCTTCTACCAATTACTCAACAGGATATGACGATAATGATCCTGCTGTGATAATTATTGACCACCGAACCGAAATGGCGTAG
- a CDS encoding prohibitin family protein: protein MKKSKAFNSAGKLTALLCLITIFLTPFVIVNAGERGVLMEFGKVQETTLGEGIHVVIPIVNTVKTLSVRVQKQDISAEASSKDLQDIFADVALNWHIVPEEVNRLFQQIGDEKNVVVRILNPAIEEVLKAVIAKYTAEELITKRGKVKTEVDDVLTARLANYHVAVDDVSLVHVHFSQKFDEAVEAKQIAEQEAKKAEFVALKASKEAEAKVNLAKGQAEVHKLLNETLTPEILQNRALDKWDGKLPLILGEGKPRLLNISEFFKAYQ, encoded by the coding sequence ATGAAAAAAAGTAAAGCCTTTAACAGTGCTGGTAAACTAACTGCACTTTTATGCTTGATTACCATTTTCCTCACGCCTTTTGTCATTGTCAACGCAGGCGAACGAGGAGTGTTAATGGAATTTGGAAAAGTACAAGAAACGACACTAGGAGAAGGAATTCATGTCGTTATTCCTATCGTTAATACAGTAAAAACATTGAGCGTTCGAGTTCAAAAACAAGATATTTCTGCTGAGGCTTCTTCCAAAGACTTACAGGATATTTTTGCAGATGTAGCGCTCAATTGGCATATAGTTCCAGAGGAAGTCAATCGCTTATTTCAACAAATCGGAGACGAAAAGAATGTTGTAGTTCGGATTCTTAATCCAGCAATCGAAGAAGTCCTCAAGGCAGTTATTGCAAAGTATACTGCTGAGGAATTAATTACTAAACGAGGAAAAGTGAAAACCGAAGTAGATGATGTATTAACGGCACGATTAGCAAACTATCATGTCGCAGTGGATGATGTTTCTCTTGTGCATGTTCACTTCTCTCAGAAATTTGATGAAGCAGTAGAAGCGAAACAAATTGCCGAACAAGAAGCAAAGAAGGCAGAGTTTGTAGCGCTCAAAGCATCAAAAGAAGCAGAGGCAAAAGTTAATCTTGCAAAAGGACAGGCTGAAGTACATAAATTACTAAATGAAACTCTAACCCCAGAAATTTTGCAAAATCGAGCATTAGATAAATGGGATGGCAAGTTGCCACTTATTCTTGGTGAAGGCAAGCCAAGGCTATTAAATATAAGCGAATTTTTCAAAGCTTATCAATAA
- a CDS encoding NUDIX hydrolase, which yields MPLGRELPQLLRQRLYYKGRKFDFEVNRLRLPNNAEGEWECIRHPGGALAIPVTSEGKLILLRQYRFAVQGRVLEFPAGTLEPNEDPLQTIQREIQEETGYRAQKWQKLGEFFLAPGYSDEIIYAYLAQDLEKLEKAPTQDEDEDLETVFFTPDELEKSILDGELLDAKSISSFFLARPFLNQLS from the coding sequence ATGCCACTAGGTAGAGAATTACCCCAGCTGCTCAGACAGCGCTTGTACTATAAAGGACGCAAATTTGATTTTGAGGTTAATCGCTTACGATTACCTAACAACGCAGAAGGAGAATGGGAATGCATTCGTCATCCAGGTGGCGCTTTAGCTATACCCGTCACTTCAGAAGGTAAACTGATACTTTTGCGCCAGTATCGTTTTGCAGTTCAAGGAAGAGTGTTAGAGTTTCCTGCTGGTACATTGGAACCAAACGAAGACCCCCTACAGACAATTCAGCGTGAAATACAAGAAGAAACTGGCTACCGTGCCCAAAAGTGGCAAAAACTAGGAGAATTTTTTCTCGCTCCGGGTTATTCTGATGAAATCATTTATGCTTATTTAGCACAAGATTTAGAAAAGCTGGAGAAAGCACCAACACAAGACGAAGACGAGGATTTGGAAACAGTGTTTTTCACACCAGATGAGCTAGAGAAATCTATTCTTGACGGTGAGCTACTTGATGCTAAATCAATTTCTAGCTTTTTCCTGGCTCGTCCGTTTTTGAATCAGTTGAGTTGA
- a CDS encoding transglycosylase domain-containing protein: MVKFTSWFKERPEKSSEADKVQPNSPLSDQNEENKGLTNENDKTTPTKPARQNKLLNQILSKLPGSHKPLYRRYWFWAGLGISSGIIAIAYGIRAIDQGLPDKAELTAIVRERTLTIKAADGSIIQQQGEATREQLKIEEIPDKLKKAFIASEDRRFKEHNGVDPQGIVRAVLNNLRSQNVVEGGSTITQQLSRILFLKQEKTFWRKLKEARLSQKIEGQLSKDEILERYLNLVYLGSGAYGVADAAWVYFSKSVDQLTLDEMAIIAALPPAPNRFSPQVNKQEAKQRRDLVLQRMLEYGFITAAEKQTATAEPIHLKPSSPKRWQEEAPYFISYVQKELPKYVSPKALQAGGFTVETSLNLNWQKAAEAAVKKTLRNEGRWENFKQAALVAVDPRNGEIKAMVGGKDFGKNQFNRVTQAQRQPGSTFKGFVYAAAIASGMDPYDTYLDAPLVVDGYEPKNFDEGYRGMLSMRDAITKSINIVAVRILMKVGFQPTIQLAHRMGIQSELKPMYSLALGSSEVNLLELTSAYGSFATKGLHVAPHGITRILDRQGKVIWSANFKQERAIDADSAAIMTWMLRNVVLNGTGRAAQLGRPVAGKTGTTDDARDLWFIGYIPQMVTGVWLGNDNNKPTWGSSGSAAYTWHEFMEKAVKEIPVEKFPERPKLEGRKATIKAVPVKARRIINRAITSDDQQSDEQYTRRSYRRRSQQVNSDDNSGEERSSRRRRYRRRYYQEDQQQQQQQEISTPRRRYSRRYRSEESSSSSESSSQSYRSRRRYRTENSDYSPPRRRRRQYTAPPANNPRPSNSTSSPPTRSWRERLRPTTPSSETGPEG, encoded by the coding sequence GTGGTTAAGTTTACCTCCTGGTTCAAGGAACGACCAGAAAAGTCGAGTGAAGCTGATAAGGTTCAACCAAACTCGCCGCTTAGTGACCAAAATGAGGAGAACAAGGGATTAACAAATGAAAATGATAAGACAACACCAACCAAGCCCGCAAGGCAAAACAAATTACTGAACCAGATACTTTCCAAACTTCCTGGTAGTCACAAACCCCTTTATCGTCGTTACTGGTTTTGGGCAGGCTTGGGTATAAGTAGTGGAATTATTGCCATAGCCTACGGAATTCGAGCAATAGACCAAGGTTTACCAGATAAAGCGGAACTGACTGCAATTGTTCGAGAACGTACACTGACTATAAAAGCAGCTGATGGTAGCATAATACAACAACAAGGTGAAGCAACTAGAGAACAGTTAAAAATAGAAGAAATACCAGATAAACTTAAAAAAGCTTTTATTGCTTCAGAAGACAGAAGGTTCAAAGAACACAACGGAGTTGATCCCCAAGGAATTGTGAGAGCAGTTTTAAATAACCTGCGATCGCAAAACGTGGTCGAAGGTGGTAGTACAATTACGCAACAACTCTCAAGAATTCTGTTTCTCAAACAAGAGAAAACTTTCTGGCGTAAGTTAAAAGAAGCCCGATTATCACAAAAAATTGAAGGGCAATTGTCCAAGGACGAAATTCTGGAACGTTACCTGAATTTAGTTTACTTGGGTTCTGGTGCTTACGGTGTCGCAGATGCAGCATGGGTTTATTTTAGTAAATCTGTGGATCAACTCACCTTGGATGAAATGGCGATAATTGCAGCATTACCTCCTGCCCCAAATCGCTTTTCGCCACAAGTGAATAAACAAGAGGCAAAACAACGGCGAGATTTGGTACTACAGCGGATGCTGGAATATGGATTTATTACAGCAGCCGAAAAACAAACAGCAACTGCAGAACCGATTCACCTGAAACCCAGTTCACCCAAGCGATGGCAAGAAGAAGCCCCCTACTTTATTAGCTACGTTCAGAAAGAATTGCCTAAGTATGTTTCCCCCAAAGCACTACAAGCAGGCGGTTTCACAGTGGAAACAAGTCTGAACTTGAATTGGCAGAAGGCGGCGGAAGCAGCTGTGAAAAAAACGCTGCGAAATGAGGGGCGCTGGGAAAACTTCAAGCAAGCGGCTTTGGTTGCTGTTGATCCCCGCAATGGTGAAATTAAGGCAATGGTTGGGGGAAAAGACTTTGGTAAAAACCAATTTAATCGCGTGACTCAGGCACAGCGTCAACCAGGATCAACATTCAAAGGGTTTGTTTATGCAGCTGCTATAGCAAGCGGGATGGATCCTTACGACACCTACCTCGATGCACCCCTAGTTGTAGATGGTTATGAACCAAAAAACTTTGATGAGGGTTACCGAGGCATGCTTAGCATGAGGGATGCAATCACCAAATCGATCAACATTGTTGCGGTGAGAATCCTGATGAAAGTCGGTTTTCAACCAACCATTCAACTTGCTCATAGGATGGGGATTCAATCGGAACTAAAACCGATGTATTCCTTGGCGCTGGGTTCTTCTGAAGTAAATTTGCTAGAGTTGACTAGTGCTTATGGTTCCTTCGCTACGAAAGGGTTACACGTCGCTCCTCATGGTATTACCCGTATCCTTGACCGTCAAGGTAAAGTCATTTGGTCTGCTAATTTTAAGCAAGAGCGGGCGATCGATGCAGACAGTGCTGCTATCATGACTTGGATGCTTCGTAATGTTGTGCTAAATGGAACTGGTCGTGCGGCTCAATTAGGTAGACCGGTTGCTGGCAAGACTGGCACCACTGATGATGCCCGCGACTTATGGTTTATTGGCTATATTCCTCAGATGGTAACAGGAGTTTGGCTAGGTAATGACAATAATAAACCTACTTGGGGTAGTAGTGGGAGTGCTGCTTACACCTGGCATGAATTTATGGAAAAAGCGGTCAAGGAAATACCGGTTGAAAAGTTTCCAGAAAGACCCAAGTTAGAAGGTCGAAAAGCTACGATAAAAGCAGTACCAGTCAAAGCTAGGCGAATTATCAATCGCGCTATCACCTCTGATGACCAGCAATCTGATGAACAATATACTCGCAGGTCATACAGACGACGAAGTCAACAAGTAAATTCTGATGATAATAGTGGTGAAGAGCGTTCATCTAGAAGACGCAGATATAGAAGACGCTATTATCAGGAGGATCAGCAACAACAACAACAACAGGAAATCTCAACACCTAGAAGGCGCTATAGTCGTCGTTATCGTAGTGAAGAATCAAGTTCTAGTAGTGAGTCGTCCTCACAATCGTATCGTTCACGGCGGCGCTATCGAACAGAAAACTCTGATTATTCACCTCCTAGAAGGCGTAGACGACAGTATACAGCGCCACCTGCAAACAACCCTCGTCCCTCAAATTCAACTTCTTCTCCTCCAACACGTTCGTGGCGGGAAAGACTTAGACCTACTACGCCATCTTCAGAAACAGGTCCTGAAGGTTAG
- a CDS encoding AI-2E family transporter, with translation MNISLSKLLPLLILTLIFPLVFLNGWLAFRVILYFKPLITTFILAGLLAFILNYPVSILQQRGVKRNYAVALVFITTVIIVFALGLTVLPIILQQSHEMVTILPQWIDSSESKLKNINDWILSFGFKVNFHQIFYQIVNRLPDELDYLVDELFTIAIDTIDSISEALITVVLTVYLLLDGARIWDSFFKKLPLSFGQQLRQSIQKNFQNYLIGQVALAFLMGISLTIVFLVLQVQFALLFGLGIGILSLIPFGDVVSLAVVTLIIASHDFWLAARVLAVAVVVDQLIDQAIAPRLLGSFTGLRPIWVLISLLVGTYIGGVLGLLIAVPVAGVIKDALDNWQLPSKPDYSDSVVESKELSEILTNE, from the coding sequence ATGAATATTTCACTGAGCAAATTACTGCCATTGTTAATTTTGACACTCATATTCCCGCTAGTCTTTCTCAATGGGTGGCTAGCGTTTAGAGTTATTCTATATTTTAAACCCCTTATAACAACTTTTATATTAGCAGGTTTACTTGCCTTTATTCTCAATTATCCTGTTTCGATTCTTCAGCAACGGGGAGTGAAAAGAAATTATGCAGTGGCATTAGTTTTTATAACAACTGTAATAATTGTATTTGCTTTAGGTTTGACAGTATTGCCCATTATTTTACAGCAATCTCATGAAATGGTGACAATACTTCCTCAATGGATTGATTCTAGTGAATCGAAATTAAAAAATATTAATGATTGGATACTAAGCTTCGGTTTCAAAGTAAATTTTCATCAGATATTTTATCAAATAGTAAATCGCTTACCTGATGAGTTAGACTATCTAGTAGATGAACTATTTACTATTGCAATCGACACTATTGATAGTATCTCAGAAGCTTTAATTACAGTGGTGCTAACTGTCTATTTGCTATTAGATGGTGCGAGAATTTGGGATAGTTTCTTTAAAAAATTACCTTTGAGTTTTGGTCAGCAGTTGAGGCAGTCTATTCAAAAAAATTTTCAAAATTACTTAATTGGTCAGGTAGCTTTAGCTTTTCTGATGGGTATTTCACTAACTATAGTGTTTCTCGTTCTTCAAGTTCAATTTGCTTTACTCTTTGGTTTGGGAATCGGGATTTTGAGTTTAATTCCCTTCGGTGATGTTGTTAGCCTTGCTGTAGTTACTCTCATCATAGCTTCACATGACTTTTGGCTAGCAGCAAGGGTTTTAGCTGTAGCCGTTGTCGTTGACCAATTAATTGACCAAGCGATCGCTCCAAGACTTTTAGGTAGTTTTACAGGACTTAGACCAATTTGGGTTTTAATTTCTTTACTAGTAGGAACTTACATTGGTGGAGTTTTGGGATTACTTATTGCTGTACCCGTAGCAGGTGTGATCAAAGATGCACTAGATAATTGGCAACTTCCTTCTAAACCTGATTATTCCGACAGTGTTGTTGAGAGTAAAGAATTGTCAGAAATATTAACCAATGAGTAG